Proteins from one Schistosoma mansoni, WGS project CABG00000000 data, supercontig 0424, strain Puerto Rico, whole genome shotgun sequence genomic window:
- a CDS encoding XP_018644740.1 — MHREGGRSHKAIQPPIGFDEYMNLVLADACERHMKSGAKKPLGETITLVQVAN, encoded by the exons ATGCACAGGGAAGGAGGTAGATCTCACAAAGCTATCCAACCTCCCATT GGTTTTGACGAGTACATGAACCTGGTGTTGGCTGATGCTTGTGAGAGGCATATGAAGTCAGGAGCTAAAAAACCTTTGG GAGAGACAATAACGCTCGTTCAGGTTGCCAATTAA